A segment of the Acidobacteriota bacterium genome:
GTGCTGAGCCAGCGGCGCAAGCTCTCGTCCACCCAGGGCGAGGATCTGGACGCTTATGGAGTCCATGTCGCCAGCGGCAACGCCGCGGTGACCGTGTTGGTGATGCGCGGCGGGCAGGTCCTGGACCGCCGGGAGCTCTTCTGGGAAGGCATCGGCGACATCTCCACCGGTGCGCTGCTGGACGAGGTGCTGCCACAGATCTACGACCGCACCACCTCCATTCCCAAGGAGATCCACCTGCCGGCGCCCATTGAGGGGGACGAGGCCCTCCTCGACTGGCTGTCCCAGCGCAAGGGGGAGAAGGTCTACCTGCGGCTGCCGGTGCGGGGCCCCAAGGCTCATCGGGTGGACCTGGCCCAGCGCAACGCCGAGCTCGCCCACGGGCGGAGGTTTCGCTTGGGGGATCTTCACGGGCCGGCGGTGGCCAGTCTGCGGGAGAATCTCGATCTTCCGGAGAGCCCGCGGCGCATCGAGGGCTTCGACATCTCCAATTTCCAGGGCCGGGAAATGGTGGCGTCGCTGGTGGTGTGGGAGGAGGGGAAGATGCAGAAGAAGGACTACCGCAGCTTCAATATCCGCGGCCTGAGGGACCAGGATGACTTCGCCGCCATGGCCCAGGCGGTGGAGCGGCGCTATCGGCGTTGGCTGGACGAGGTGGGGGAAATGCCGGATTTGATTCTCATCGACGGGGGCCGGGGGCAGCTCAACGCCGCCCTGGAGTCGTTGGCCCTGTTGGGGGTGGAGGAGACGCCGGTGGTGGGATTGGCCAAGCGGGAGGAAGAGGTCTACCTCCCTCAGCGTCCGGAGCCGCTGCGGTTGGAGCGCTCTGACCCTGGTCTGCGGTTGCTCCAACAGGTGCGGGACGAGGCCCATCGTTTCGCCGTGTCCCGCCACCGCCGCCGGCGCAAGGCACGCACCCTCACCAGCTCGTTGGACTCCTTGGAGGGGATCGGCCCGACCCGCCGCAAGCGGCTGCTGCGGCACTTCGGCAGCCTCCGGGAGGTGCGGGAGGCGAGCCGAGAGGAGCTGCAGGCGGTGCTCGGACCGGCGGTGGGAGAGAAGGTCTTCGAGCAGCTGCGGCAGGAGAGCTGATCCGCCACGCCATCGTGCGAATCGAGGCGGGCCTCGGCATCGCCGGCCGCTGCTGATAAAATCCTCCCCAATGGTCCTGCCATCCCCTCCTTCTGCTGCCCGTGCGGGCAATCCTTCCCTGCTGGAATTCCTCCGCACGCTGTACCAGAAACGCCAGTCCGGAATCCTGGAAGTCTTCCAGGGGGAGCAAGTTCGACGCTTCTACTTCAAGAACGGCGAGCTGCATCTGATTCAAGGGCATCCTTTGGCCCAGCGCATGTCGGCTTTTCTGAAGGGACCCGGCGAAGGCGGTGAGAGCCTCTCCTCGTTGTTGCGCGAGGGGCCACGCTCCGGGGAGGACAACCCGGTGGCCCAGGCGGCGCAGGAGTTGCGCTGGCTGCTCCGGCGCATCGCCAAATTCCTGCATCAGCTGGAAGGGGAGAAGTTCGGCTTCCAGGAGGGGGAGGATCAGCTGCCGGAGCAGCTGGTTGGACCGCTGCCTACCGGGTTCTTGATCATGGAGTCGGCGGTCATGGATCGCACCGTGGAGAGCCTCTTGGCGGACCTCGGGGGCGAGACCTCGCGGTGGGTGGCGGTGTCGGAGGGCCAAGTCTCCCAGGAGCTCACCTGGTTGGAGCCGGAGGAAGCCTTCCTCCTTTCCCGCCTCGAGTCGCCCATGGCGGTGGGGGAGCTGGCCCGCCAGGTAGGGCAGACTCCAGGACCGGTGGTGCGGCTCGCCCGATTGCGCTCCCTGGGCCTGGTGCAAACCCCGGAGGATCCCGTTCCCCGGGGCGCCAGAACCCCCACCCCGGATGCTCGACGGGTGCATCCGGACGTGGTGGGCCG
Coding sequences within it:
- the uvrC gene encoding excinuclease ABC subunit UvrC is translated as MVAEKVEERIRELPDRPGIYIFKNARGKVLYVGKAKSLRKRAANYLARDHEPRLEVMLAEAAELDCLITDTEAEALLLENNWIKNKRPRYNVLLRDDKTYPYLKLTDDPYPRLAFTRRIFDDGAQYFGPFLPGGLARKAIKLVQKLFQVRVCRIEIDGKMPRPCLYYDMHRCLGPCVDGLTTPEAYKEAVEETRLFLSGRTDPLLKRLKERMWQAAEKEEFEDAAQLRDTLAEVEVLSQRRKLSSTQGEDLDAYGVHVASGNAAVTVLVMRGGQVLDRRELFWEGIGDISTGALLDEVLPQIYDRTTSIPKEIHLPAPIEGDEALLDWLSQRKGEKVYLRLPVRGPKAHRVDLAQRNAELAHGRRFRLGDLHGPAVASLRENLDLPESPRRIEGFDISNFQGREMVASLVVWEEGKMQKKDYRSFNIRGLRDQDDFAAMAQAVERRYRRWLDEVGEMPDLILIDGGRGQLNAALESLALLGVEETPVVGLAKREEEVYLPQRPEPLRLERSDPGLRLLQQVRDEAHRFAVSRHRRRRKARTLTSSLDSLEGIGPTRRKRLLRHFGSLREVREASREELQAVLGPAVGEKVFEQLRQES